The following coding sequences are from one Granulicella arctica window:
- a CDS encoding aminopeptidase P N-terminal domain-containing protein → MKLRLVATLTLLAYALPIHALESVPKPEYRTRRGTLAEKMSGGIAVLFAAEEPILDFMPYRQDEDFYYLTGWNEPGAALVVVAATPSVAATDITTARAAQPYREILFLPARNMRTEKYTGAKMDASTSGVAASTGVDEVLPMSEMPAILNGLVAIDRTRFRNIWTEQDSKQAKAFLTFTASTLGLGDAPEAHDLSGLTMELRAVKSPEELALMKKAANASIASQLAEMRAVQPGVTERKVAGVIIEKLMEEGCERVSYAPIVGSGKNATTLHYSENSATMKAGDVVVIDAAGEYSMYASDITRTLPIDGHFTPRQREIYDLVLGAQRAAAAAFVAGKSKINDPQHKEPDSLDTVAYNYINAHGKDLRGQPLGQYMVHGIGHLIGIDVHDPWDYTKPLEKGMAFTIEPGIYLPEERIGVRIEDVFYVDEQGKLVDLIAKLPHEAADVEAAMKR, encoded by the coding sequence ATGAAACTTCGCCTTGTCGCGACTCTCACCCTCCTTGCGTATGCACTGCCCATCCACGCTCTCGAATCAGTTCCGAAACCAGAGTATCGAACGCGACGCGGCACATTGGCAGAAAAAATGAGCGGCGGCATCGCAGTCCTCTTCGCCGCCGAAGAGCCGATTCTGGACTTTATGCCCTACCGCCAGGATGAGGACTTCTACTACCTGACCGGATGGAATGAGCCCGGCGCAGCTCTGGTGGTGGTCGCGGCCACACCTTCGGTTGCGGCAACAGACATTACCACCGCACGTGCTGCGCAGCCCTACCGGGAGATTCTATTCCTGCCTGCGCGGAACATGCGCACGGAGAAGTACACCGGCGCCAAGATGGATGCATCGACCTCCGGGGTGGCAGCCAGCACAGGCGTCGATGAGGTGCTGCCGATGTCCGAGATGCCGGCCATCCTGAATGGCCTGGTGGCAATCGACCGGACCCGCTTCCGCAATATCTGGACAGAGCAGGACTCGAAACAAGCGAAGGCATTCCTGACGTTTACAGCCTCAACCCTGGGTCTCGGAGATGCCCCTGAAGCTCACGACTTGTCGGGACTGACAATGGAGCTGCGAGCGGTCAAGTCTCCCGAAGAGCTGGCCCTGATGAAGAAGGCCGCGAACGCATCGATCGCATCTCAACTCGCTGAGATGAGGGCGGTACAACCGGGCGTGACCGAGCGTAAAGTAGCCGGCGTCATCATCGAGAAGCTGATGGAGGAGGGCTGCGAACGAGTGTCGTATGCACCCATCGTCGGCTCCGGAAAGAACGCGACAACACTGCACTATAGCGAAAACTCAGCCACGATGAAGGCCGGAGACGTAGTGGTGATCGATGCAGCAGGTGAGTACAGCATGTACGCCTCCGACATCACCCGAACCCTGCCCATCGATGGCCACTTCACCCCACGGCAGCGTGAGATATACGACCTTGTATTGGGAGCCCAACGGGCCGCGGCAGCAGCATTTGTGGCCGGCAAATCGAAGATCAACGATCCGCAACACAAAGAGCCCGACTCGCTCGATACCGTTGCGTACAACTACATCAACGCCCATGGCAAGGACCTGCGCGGGCAGCCGTTGGGACAGTATATGGTCCATGGCATTGGGCATCTGATCGGGATCGACGTACACGATCCATGGGACTACACCAAGCCACTTGAGAAAGGCATGGCGTTCACCATCGAGCCAGGAATCTACTTACCCGAGGAGCGAATTGGCGTGCGCATCGAGGATGTCTTCTACGTGGACGAACAAGGCAAGCTGGTCGACCTGATCGCCAAGCTTCCCCATGAAGCAGCGGACGTGGAAGCCGCGATGAAGCGCTAG